In Leptospira saintgironsiae, the DNA window ACTGATAGCCATCAGAGATACATCGTTTTCATTTCAACGGGGGTGTAAAGTGATCTTTTGCAGAATACAATGTCTGCAGGAGAAGGACAGAAATTGTCATAGGCCCTACACCTCCTGGAACAGGAGTATAATGAGAGGATTTTTCCCAGGCCTTGGAAATTTCGATATCTCCTACGTTTCCTGCGTTATAACCGGCATCCAATAATACTGCTCCCGGTTTGATCCAATCCGCTTTGATAAATTCAGGTTTTCCCACAGCACCCACAACTATATCAGCCTGGGCCACGATTTCAGGTAGGTTTTGGGTTCTGGAATGACAGAGGGTAACAGTTGCGTTCATTTCTGTAAGAAGCATCGCCATAGGTTTTCCCAAAATAGGAGAACGTCCTACAACCACGGCTCTTTTTCCCGCAGGATCAATCCCGTATTCTTTTAGAAGAAGAACCATACCATACGGAGTACAAGGAAGATAGGTTTCCACTCCCATGGACAATTTCCCGAAGGATAATGTAGTAACTCCGTCCACATCCTTCTTCAAATCGATCCGATCGAATGCTGCTCTTTCGTCTATCTGGGGAGGAGTAGGATGTTGTAAAAGAATTCCGTGGGTGTCCGGATCCGCGTTCAATTTATCAATGACCGCGAGTAATTCCTGGGTCGATGTCGTTTCAGGAAGTTCTATTTTTTCGGAGATCATTCCCACCGCGTGGCAGGACTTGACTTTCATATTTACGTAAGTGGCAGAAGCAGGATCGCTACCGACCAGGATTGTTGCGAGTTTCGGGGGCTTTTTTCCGGAAGCCGTGAGGGTTTTGATCTCTTCGGCAATAGAATCTTTTATCTTTTGGGAAAGTTTTTTGCCATCCAGTAAAATCGCAGTCATGGGTTCAAGATTTAGCTTCCGGTCCCGATGTCATCCGAAAATAATCCTTTTCAGTCGGGCAGAATGCTTAAAATAGGATCATGTCCGAAGTTTCTACTATTGACCTATATCGTTTGCCGGAACATGTAAACCAAACTGTACGTATCCAAGGTTGGGTTCATGGTTTGAGAGGATCTAACGCCAGACAATTTTTAAGTCTGAGAAATTCCGGAAAAATCTTACAAGTACTCGCTGAAAAAGAAATTTTGGGAGAAGACCTGTTTTCAGAGATCAAACATCTAAAACAGGAAACTTCAGTCGAGGTAATCGGTAAATTAGTGGAGAATGAAAAGTCTCCCATAGGATTTGAATTGGTTCTTTCTTCTTTCAAGAAGGTAGGAGAATCAGATAATTATCCGATCACTCCCAAAGAACATGGAATAGACTTTTTACTTTCTCAAAGACATCTTTGGTTACGTTCCAGTAAGCAGTTAGCAATCATAAAAGTAAGAAGTGAACTTTCTTATCAGATCCGAAAATATTTCCATAATAACCAATTTACATTAATAGATACTCCTATCTTAACAGGTTCCATTGGAGAATCTGCAGGAACATTATTTTCTACAGAATATTTTGATCTTGGAAATGCATATCTTGCCCAGACTGGACAATTATATTTAGAAACTGCTATATTTGCTCATAATAAAGTATATTGTTACGGTCCAACATTTAGGGCGGAGAAGAGTAAAACCAGAAGGCATTTAACAGAATTCTGGATGGTAGAAGCAGAAACCGCATTTTTAACACATGCAGAAAACCTAAAATTGCAGGAAAATTTTGTAAAAACAGTCATCAAAGAAACTGTGGCTGCCTGCGAGCCAGAACTGAAAGTTTTGGAAAGAGATACTTCTACTTTGCTGGATTATATCTCTAAACCATTCGCTCTTATCGATTATAAAGAAGCTTTAGAATACCTACAATCCCAAGGAGAAGATATAACCTGGGGAGATGATATCAATTCGGAAAGAGAACAGATGCTTTGCCAAAAATTTGGAGGTCCTGTTTTTATCCAAAAATATCCAAGAGAAGCAAAAGCATTCTATATGAAGGTCAACCCAGAGGATCCAAGAACAGTGCTTAACGCGGACTTGATCGCTCCAGATGGAGTGGGGGAGATCATTGGCGGTTCCGAAAGGGAAGAAAGTTACGAAACTATCACTAAAAGGCTAGAAGAAGAAAATCTACCTGTTGAATCTTATGAATGGTACTTGGAGCTCAGAAAATATGGCTCTGTTCCACATTCGGGTTTTGGTCTTGGGACAGAAAGGCTAATTGCCTGGATCTGCGGACTACAACATGTTCGGGAATGTATCCCTTACCCCCGGATGATGGAAAGGCTATATCCTTAAAAAAAATCCGTTAAAAAATCCGGATCTTACCGATACCAAAAATAGAGGTATCGTATGGCTAAAAGTTCAGCCCTTTCCACACAGCTTTCTTTGGAAGAGTCCGCTTGGGAACTCTTTGAGACAGGAGCTTACGAGGAAGTATCTAAACTAGCGGAGAAGAATCCGAAAAACGTTTTCTTAAATCATTTGAGAGCGGTTTGCGAATTCGAAACGAAAACGAATACTGCCAATAATTTTCCTTTAGAAGGAAAAACGGTCCTAACACCATTGCTCGGCGCTTACTTGCATAAAGCCAAAGGGAATGCAAAAGAGGCCGCAGTATTATTTCACGAATATTTCAAGGCATCCTCTAGTCTGGTATCTTATTCAATTTTAACTACAGGTATCAAAGCATGTGAAGAAGTGGGGGCCCACAAAGCATGCGCGGATCTTATCCAAAGATACAAGGCTCTTTGGACTGACGGATATTTTTCCAAGCTGGAATTTTTCTCCCTATATCATTTAAGAAAATTCGAAGAAGCTCTAAAAGTATTCAAAGAAAATTCTGAAAGCCTAAAAGAAGACAGAGATGTTCTGGCTGCTTTAGGATTATGTTTTGTTCATATAGGAAAATTCGAAGAAGCTTGCAATATCCTGGAAAAACTTCCAGGTGCAGGCGAGATCCCTTCTTTCGAAGATAAGGTGATTGAGTATTCGGATAGGATCAAAAATATCTCTAAATACGAAGCTCGGAAAAAAGAACTTTCTAGAAATGAACTCTTAGATTTGGGATACGCGTATTTATTCTCTGAGTCTTATAAAAAGGCAGAAGAAGTATTTACTTCTCTCGTTTCCCTAGAATCACGATAACCCTTCCTTTCAAAAGAGCCTCCCTGGATTTAGGGGAGGCCAAGACCTTCTCCGCATCCTCATTAGAGATAACAAGATCCGCTCCTAATTTTCCCGAAACACCTAAGGCTGTAGTCAAAAGAGGTTTATAACCTGCAACTTCTTCCTTCATTGCGTCTTGCACTTTAGAAAAATAACGAATATATCCGTAATTCACTATCGAACTTTTTTTAACGAAGAGTGGGGTATAGATCGCAACTCCATCTTCATCTCTTA includes these proteins:
- the folD gene encoding bifunctional methylenetetrahydrofolate dehydrogenase/methenyltetrahydrofolate cyclohydrolase FolD; amino-acid sequence: MTAILLDGKKLSQKIKDSIAEEIKTLTASGKKPPKLATILVGSDPASATYVNMKVKSCHAVGMISEKIELPETTSTQELLAVIDKLNADPDTHGILLQHPTPPQIDERAAFDRIDLKKDVDGVTTLSFGKLSMGVETYLPCTPYGMVLLLKEYGIDPAGKRAVVVGRSPILGKPMAMLLTEMNATVTLCHSRTQNLPEIVAQADIVVGAVGKPEFIKADWIKPGAVLLDAGYNAGNVGDIEISKAWEKSSHYTPVPGGVGPMTISVLLLQTLYSAKDHFTPPLK
- the asnS gene encoding asparagine--tRNA ligase; translation: MSEVSTIDLYRLPEHVNQTVRIQGWVHGLRGSNARQFLSLRNSGKILQVLAEKEILGEDLFSEIKHLKQETSVEVIGKLVENEKSPIGFELVLSSFKKVGESDNYPITPKEHGIDFLLSQRHLWLRSSKQLAIIKVRSELSYQIRKYFHNNQFTLIDTPILTGSIGESAGTLFSTEYFDLGNAYLAQTGQLYLETAIFAHNKVYCYGPTFRAEKSKTRRHLTEFWMVEAETAFLTHAENLKLQENFVKTVIKETVAACEPELKVLERDTSTLLDYISKPFALIDYKEALEYLQSQGEDITWGDDINSEREQMLCQKFGGPVFIQKYPREAKAFYMKVNPEDPRTVLNADLIAPDGVGEIIGGSEREESYETITKRLEEENLPVESYEWYLELRKYGSVPHSGFGLGTERLIAWICGLQHVRECIPYPRMMERLYP